In the genome of Kitasatospora cathayae, one region contains:
- the paaC gene encoding 1,2-phenylacetyl-CoA epoxidase subunit PaaC, with amino-acid sequence MSRTSDGGATVHDHTTSTTEDDHVYLSLAGATPGPEGEGRWAYGTGFADPLLGVDTALPAGLAGADLAAYCQMLGDDALVLAQRLIEWCTRAPELEEEVALANLGLDLLGQARLLLTRAGQADGSGRTEDDLAYWREEYEFRNVRLVETPNGDFAYSIARLLLFSTARGALYEALAAHPDPVLAAVAARGVKELAYHREYASAWTLRLGDGTSYSAERMQAGLDAVWPLLEELFTAHPVELRVGVDPAELREPVLRELAAVIAEAGLTVPDVPPLATVLGRAGRDGVHTEALGPLLAELQVVARAHPGATW; translated from the coding sequence ATGTCCCGCACATCTGACGGGGGAGCCACCGTGCACGACCACACCACGTCCACCACCGAGGACGACCACGTCTACCTCAGCCTCGCCGGAGCCACCCCCGGCCCCGAGGGCGAGGGCCGCTGGGCGTACGGGACTGGCTTCGCCGACCCGCTGCTCGGCGTGGACACCGCCCTGCCCGCCGGCCTGGCCGGCGCCGATCTCGCCGCCTACTGCCAGATGCTCGGCGACGACGCCCTGGTGCTCGCCCAGCGGCTGATCGAGTGGTGCACCCGGGCGCCCGAGCTGGAGGAGGAGGTCGCGCTCGCCAACCTCGGCCTCGACCTGCTCGGCCAGGCCCGTCTGCTGCTCACCCGGGCCGGCCAGGCGGACGGCTCCGGCCGCACCGAGGACGACCTGGCGTACTGGCGGGAGGAGTACGAGTTCCGCAACGTCCGCCTGGTGGAGACTCCGAACGGCGACTTCGCGTACTCGATCGCCCGGCTGCTGTTGTTCTCCACCGCCCGCGGCGCGCTGTACGAGGCGCTGGCCGCGCACCCCGACCCGGTGCTGGCCGCGGTCGCCGCCCGGGGCGTCAAGGAGCTGGCGTACCACCGCGAGTACGCCAGCGCCTGGACGCTGCGGCTCGGCGACGGCACGTCGTACTCGGCGGAGCGGATGCAGGCGGGGCTGGACGCGGTCTGGCCGCTGCTGGAGGAGCTGTTCACCGCGCACCCGGTGGAGCTGCGGGTGGGTGTCGACCCGGCGGAGCTGCGCGAACCGGTGCTGCGCGAGCTCGCGGCCGTGATCGCCGAGGCCGGGCTGACCGTGCCGGACGTGCCGCCGCTGGCCACCGTGCTGGGCCGGGCCGGCCGGGACGGGGTGCACACCGAGGCGCTCGGCCCGCTGCTCGCCGAGCTGCAGGTGGTGGCCCGCGCACACCCGGGGGCGACGTGGTGA
- the paaD gene encoding 1,2-phenylacetyl-CoA epoxidase subunit PaaD yields MTGTTGTVGSVGTVRDLAWSVAAAVPDPELPMLTLADLGVLAEVEVDGASGTVTAWLTPTYSGCPAVAEMAADVDRRLRAAGYPDVRVRLRLDPPWSTDLITAEGRRKLAEAGIAPPRPTSAVASAPGPVPLALGPTRTGAATPVPCPHCGGNDTEELSRFGSTACKALWRCRACREPFERVKEI; encoded by the coding sequence GTGACCGGCACCACGGGGACCGTCGGCAGCGTCGGCACCGTGCGCGACCTGGCCTGGTCGGTCGCCGCAGCCGTGCCGGACCCGGAGCTGCCCATGCTCACCCTGGCCGACCTGGGCGTGCTGGCCGAGGTCGAGGTGGACGGCGCCAGCGGCACGGTGACCGCCTGGCTGACCCCGACCTACTCGGGCTGCCCTGCCGTCGCCGAGATGGCCGCCGACGTCGACCGCCGGCTGCGCGCCGCCGGGTACCCGGACGTCCGGGTGCGGCTGCGGCTGGACCCGCCGTGGTCCACCGACCTGATCACCGCCGAGGGCCGCCGCAAGCTCGCCGAGGCGGGCATCGCCCCGCCGCGTCCGACCTCGGCCGTCGCGTCCGCGCCCGGGCCGGTTCCGCTCGCCCTCGGCCCCACCCGCACGGGAGCCGCGACCCCCGTGCCCTGCCCGCACTGCGGCGGCAACGACACGGAGGAGCTGTCCCGCTTCGGCTCCACCGCCTGCAAGGCGCTCTGGCGCTGCCGCGCCTGCCGCGAGCCGTTCGAACGCGTCAAGGAGATCTGA
- the paaB gene encoding 1,2-phenylacetyl-CoA epoxidase subunit PaaB, whose protein sequence is MTESKAGWPLYEVFVRPRRGLNHVHVGSLHASDDRMALLAARDLYTRRNEGVSLWVVRSDAITASTPDERDPFFEPSGDKVYRHPTFYDIPEDVPHI, encoded by the coding sequence GTGACCGAGTCCAAGGCCGGCTGGCCGCTGTACGAGGTGTTCGTCCGCCCCCGACGCGGCCTGAACCACGTCCACGTCGGCTCGCTGCACGCCTCCGACGACCGGATGGCGCTGCTCGCCGCCCGTGACCTGTACACCCGTCGCAACGAGGGCGTCAGCCTCTGGGTGGTCCGCTCGGACGCGATCACCGCCTCCACCCCGGACGAGCGCGACCCGTTCTTCGAGCCCAGCGGTGACAAGGTCTACCGCCACCCGACCTTCTACGACATCCCCGAGGATGTCCCGCACATCTGA